One Streptomyces mobaraensis NBRC 13819 = DSM 40847 DNA segment encodes these proteins:
- a CDS encoding DUF3618 domain-containing protein, which yields MPEARTPAQIEADIARRRSELAVTLDEIGVRMHPSTIIGDAKAKAASKVDHTLGRACAIANRVVSDVRAQFVTDEGVPRLERIVPAAMLAVGVLGLLTASSRRGKDKK from the coding sequence GTGCCGGAAGCCAGGACCCCTGCGCAGATCGAGGCGGACATCGCCCGCAGGCGCAGTGAGCTCGCCGTGACGCTCGACGAGATCGGTGTGCGGATGCACCCCAGCACGATCATCGGCGACGCGAAGGCGAAGGCGGCCTCGAAGGTGGACCACACCCTCGGGCGGGCCTGTGCGATCGCGAACCGGGTGGTCTCGGACGTACGGGCGCAGTTCGTGACGGACGAGGGCGTGCCGCGCCTGGAGCGGATCGTTCCGGCGGCGATGCTGGCCGTCGGCGTGCTCGGGCTGCTGACGGCCTCCTCGCGCCGCGGCAAGGACAAGAAGTAG
- a CDS encoding DMT family transporter, with product MAWILLVVAGLLEVGWSVGMKYTDGFTRLWPSVLTVAGIAASMLLLSRAARTLPIGTAYGVWVGIGAAGAAVLGMTVLGEPAGAARIFFVVLLLVAVVGLKATSGH from the coding sequence ATGGCATGGATCCTGCTCGTCGTCGCCGGCCTGCTGGAGGTCGGCTGGTCCGTCGGCATGAAGTACACCGACGGCTTCACCCGGCTCTGGCCGAGCGTCCTCACCGTCGCGGGGATCGCGGCCAGCATGCTGCTGCTGTCGCGGGCCGCCCGGACGCTGCCCATCGGCACGGCCTACGGCGTGTGGGTCGGCATCGGCGCGGCGGGCGCCGCCGTGCTCGGCATGACGGTGCTGGGCGAGCCGGCCGGCGCGGCCCGGATCTTCTTCGTCGTCCTGCTGCTGGTGGCCGTGGTCGGTCTCAAGGCGACGTCGGGGCACTGA
- a CDS encoding GroES family chaperonin, which translates to MLHDRVLVRTDIPEGERRSSGGIVIPATAAVGRRLAWAEVVAVGQSVRTVEPGDRVLYDPEDRAEVEVRGVAYVLMRERDLHAVAAERLEGSDDSTGLYL; encoded by the coding sequence ATGCTCCACGACCGCGTGCTGGTCCGGACCGACATCCCCGAGGGCGAGCGCCGCTCCAGCGGCGGCATCGTCATCCCCGCGACCGCGGCGGTGGGCCGCCGGCTGGCCTGGGCCGAGGTCGTGGCCGTGGGCCAGAGCGTGCGCACGGTGGAGCCCGGCGACCGGGTGCTCTACGACCCCGAGGACCGCGCCGAGGTCGAGGTCCGCGGCGTGGCCTATGTGCTGATGCGCGAGCGCGACCTGCACGCGGTGGCGGCGGAGCGGCTGGAGGGGTCGGACGACTCCACCGGCCTGTACCTGTAG